The following proteins are co-located in the Palaemon carinicauda isolate YSFRI2023 chromosome 3, ASM3689809v2, whole genome shotgun sequence genome:
- the LOC137635731 gene encoding uncharacterized protein — MQTTKSDTLKNSLQAKISHVENELKDSHEKQRNWEETQAVCNIKANPKFFFKYCKKFSKTQVKIVLEPAEFFKVHTQHHLTLVNISFTITDVQEAISELKIYSAAGPDGVPSILLLRCKEALALPLYKFWRCSLDNGIIPSILKEAIISPIHKGGDRSQAKNYRTQAVAVDGHKSQPEKVSSGVPQGSVLGPLLFLVLIADIEKTVTGSFLSSFADDTTLSHRISASEDVVQLHAHIQRVFHWADTNNM, encoded by the exons ATGCAAACAACAAAGAGTGACACCCTGAAAAACTCGCTGCAAGCTAAGATCTCACATGTAGAAAATGAACTCAAGGACTCACACGAGAAGCAACGTAACTGGGAAGAAACGCAGGCAGTGTGCAACATCAAGGCCAATCCTAAATTTTTCTTCAAGTACTGCAAGAAATTCTCGAAAACGCAAGTCAAG ATTGTTCTCGAACCTGCTGAATTCTTTAAGGTGCACACCCAACATCACTTGACTCTTGTGAACATTTCTTTCACCATAACTGATGTACAGGAAGCGATCAGTGAACTAAAAATCTACTCTGCTGCTGGACCAGATGGTGTGCCATCCATCCTTTTACTAAGATGCAAGGAAGCTCTGGCGCTCCCTCTCTACAAATTCTGGCGCTGCTCCCTGGACAATGGCATTATACCATCAATATTAAAAGAGGCCATCATCTCCCCAATCCACAAAGGGGGAGATAGAAGCCAGGCCAAAAACTACAG GACTCAGGCAGTAGCTGTTGACGGCCACAAGTCACAGCCTGAGAAAGTCAGCAGCGGAGTCCCCCAAGGCTCTGTTCTTGGCCccctactcttcctggtcctgataGCCGACATTGAAAAGACAGTCACGGGCTCCTTCCTGTCCTCCTTTGCTGACGACACTACCCTAAGCCACAGGATCAGTGCGTCTGAGGATGTTGTCCAGCTGCACGCACACATCCAGAGGGTCTTCCACTGGGCTGACACAAACAACATGTAA